The window TACCAGGTCACCGACCTCGACTCGATCGCGGCGGGCGGGGAGTACCTGGCCGAGCGCGGCTACCGGCGCAGCTGGGGCATCGGCCGGCACATCCTGGGCAGCCAGCTCTTCGACTACTGGCGCGATCCGGACCACTTCATGCTGGAGCACTTCGCCGACGGCGACCTCTTCTCCAGCGACCTCGAACCCGGCTGGTCCCCCATGTCGGCGAGCGGCCTCGCGCAATGGGGGCCGCCGGCCACCCGGGACTTCCTCGGCGCCAATCCGTCTCCCGCCAAGGTCCGTGAGGTGCTGCATGCCCTCCGCGGTGACAACGAACTCGACCCCGCCCGGCTCCTGGGCCTGCTGAAAGCGACGAACTCATGAGTACCAACGTCCTGCGCACAGCCGACGGCTGGTGGGCCGTCCTCGACGACCGCGCCATCCCCGTCGACACCAAGGCCGTCACCACCGCCGAACTGCTCGCCGACCGCAACGCCGTACGCGAGGCCGCGACCTCGGGCGAGCCGGGCACACCCGTCGCCGACCTGGTCGCGCTCTCCCCGGTCACCACGCCCTGCCGGGTGGTCGCCCAGATGGTCAACTACCGCAGCCACGCCCGCGATTCGGGATTCACCGGCGAGATCCCGCCCACCTTCTTCCGCAAGGCGTCCGGCTCGGTCAGCGGCGCGCACGACACGGTCGTCCGGCCGGGCCACGTGAAGTTCCTCGACTACGAGGTCGAGCTCGGCCTGGTCATGGGCGCGACCCTGCCCGTAGGCGCCGTTGTCACCGAGCAGGACCTGCCCTCGTACGTCGCCGGGCTCGTCGTCACCAACGACGTCAGCGCCCGCGACGTACAGCTGACCAAGACCCAGTTCTACGAGAGCAAGTCGTATCCGACCTTCACTCCGACCGGCCCGTACCTCTCCCTGCTGGAGCCGGATGACTTCGCCCACCTCCTCGACCTGAGGCTGAAGCTGTCCGTCAACGGCGACCTGCGTCAGGACCGCACCCTCGCCGACATGATCGTCCGCCCGGCACAGGCGCTGACCCTGCTGGCCCGCTTCCAGACCCTCGACCCCGGCGACCTGCTGCTGACCGGCACCCCCGGCGGCACCGCACTGAAGGCCCCGCCCAAGGCCATCGAGAAGATCGGCGCGCTGCTGCCGCCCGCCGCGAAGTGGAAGGCGTTCTTCAAGAGCCAGGCCCGCAACCCGCACTACCTGCACGCCGGCGACGTCGTGACCGCCACCATCGCCACGCCGGACGGGCGCATCGATCTCGGTGAGCAGCGCACCCCCGTGACCGACGCGACATGACCGACGCGAACTGAGACCCGAAGTGAGCCGCACATGACCGTCGACCAAGCCGCCGGACCACGGGAGGCCGTGCCCGGGCCGGAACACGTACCCGTGGTGATTGTCGGAGCCGGGCCCGTGGGCGTGACCGCCGCCCTCCTACTCGCCCAGCGGGGTGTGAGGACCGTCGTCCTCGAACGTCACCACGACCTCTACCCCCTTCCACGTGCCGTCGCCACCGACGACGAGGTCCGCCGCATCCTCCAGGCGGCAGGAGTCGAAGAGGAGTTCGCCGCGATCGCCCGCCCGGCACGGGGGCTGCGGCTGCTGGACGCCCGGCACCGCGTGATGGCCGACTTCCCGCGGGCCGCTCAGGGAGCGCACGGCTTCCCGCAGACCAGCATGTTCGACCAACCCGAACTGGAACGGGTGCTGCGCGACGCCCTGGCCCGCGCCCCGGAGTCCGAGCTGCGCGGCGGCGTTGAGGTCGTCGGCGTCGAACAGGACGGCGACGGTCCGGTCCGGGTGACCTACCGCGACAACGAGGGCGAACACCTGGTGCGGGCGGACGCCGTCCTCGGCTGCGACGGCGCAGGCAGCGCTACCCGCGACGCCATCGGCGCCGCCTGGGAGGACCTGCACTTCGAGGAACGCTGGACGGTCATCGACGTGCGCACCAGCCTCCCGGTCCGCTGCTGGGAAGGTGTCGAACAGATCTGTGATCCGCAGCGGCCGGCGACGTTCATGCGCATCGGCGAGGACCGCTACCGCTGGGAGTTCCGCCTCCAGGACGACTCGGAACCGGATCACGAGCGAGTGAGGGAGCTGGTCGCTCCGTGGGTGGATCTCGTGCCCGGCGCCGGCTTCGAGCTGGTGCGGCAGGCGCAGTACACCTTCCGGGCCCGCATCGCCGACCGCTGGCGTCGGGGGCGCGTCTTCCTCCTCGGCGACGCCGCGCACCTCACCCCGCCGTTCATCGGCCAGGGGCTGTGCTCGGGCCTGCGCGATGCCTACAACCTGACCTGGAAGCTCGCGCGTGTCCTCCAACAGGGTGCGGACGAGCGCATGTTGGAGACGTACGAAAGCGAACGCAAGCCGCACGCCCGCCATGTGATCCGGCTCGCGGTCGCAACGGGCTGGGCCATGACCGGTGGCCAGGACGGCGCCGCGGCCATCCGCCGCGGTGCCCTGAGCGCGGCCGTTCGTATCCCCGGCCTGACCACTGCGGTTGCCAATGGCCTCAGCCCGGCACTGACCGCCGGGCCGCTCGTACGACGCCGTCTGCGCCTCGGCGGACGCGGTCTCGCAGGCGGCTTGTGCCCGCAGCCCTGGGTGAGCGTCGACGGACGGCGCGCCCGCCTCGACGAGATACTCGGCGACTCCTTCGCCGTACTGACCGCCGTACCGCTCGCCCCCTCGCTGAAGGCGGTCGCCGACGGCCTTGGTGCCCGGGTTCTCTCCGCGGCCGACCTCGGCGACGACGGCCGTCTCACCGACTGGCTGCGCGAGGGGCGGGCGGACGCCGTGCTGCTGCGGCCGGATCGCGTCGTGATGGACGTCGTCCCGTCCGGCGGTCGCGACTTCACGGGTACGGCCGACTGGGCATCCCTGCTGCACACCACACGAAGCCCCTTTCCTTCCCAACGGATTGTTGAGAAGGCCCTGTTGAGGAGCACGACGCGATGAACACACCGTACCCGCCCCCCTTCTTCACGCCTGACCCGGAGACGGCGGCCGCCAGCCGCATGATGGACTTCGCCCGCTGGGCGGCCCGGCACCGGGGCGTGGAGGCCGACGCCGACTACGCCGCCCTGCACCGCTGGTCGGTCACCGACCTGGAGGGCTTCTGGGGTGCCGTGTGGGAGTACTTCGACATCGACTCGGAGACACCGTACG of the Streptomyces aurantiacus genome contains:
- a CDS encoding fumarylacetoacetate hydrolase family protein, coding for MSTNVLRTADGWWAVLDDRAIPVDTKAVTTAELLADRNAVREAATSGEPGTPVADLVALSPVTTPCRVVAQMVNYRSHARDSGFTGEIPPTFFRKASGSVSGAHDTVVRPGHVKFLDYEVELGLVMGATLPVGAVVTEQDLPSYVAGLVVTNDVSARDVQLTKTQFYESKSYPTFTPTGPYLSLLEPDDFAHLLDLRLKLSVNGDLRQDRTLADMIVRPAQALTLLARFQTLDPGDLLLTGTPGGTALKAPPKAIEKIGALLPPAAKWKAFFKSQARNPHYLHAGDVVTATIATPDGRIDLGEQRTPVTDAT
- a CDS encoding bifunctional 3-(3-hydroxy-phenyl)propionate/3-hydroxycinnamic acid hydroxylase MhpA; this encodes MTVDQAAGPREAVPGPEHVPVVIVGAGPVGVTAALLLAQRGVRTVVLERHHDLYPLPRAVATDDEVRRILQAAGVEEEFAAIARPARGLRLLDARHRVMADFPRAAQGAHGFPQTSMFDQPELERVLRDALARAPESELRGGVEVVGVEQDGDGPVRVTYRDNEGEHLVRADAVLGCDGAGSATRDAIGAAWEDLHFEERWTVIDVRTSLPVRCWEGVEQICDPQRPATFMRIGEDRYRWEFRLQDDSEPDHERVRELVAPWVDLVPGAGFELVRQAQYTFRARIADRWRRGRVFLLGDAAHLTPPFIGQGLCSGLRDAYNLTWKLARVLQQGADERMLETYESERKPHARHVIRLAVATGWAMTGGQDGAAAIRRGALSAAVRIPGLTTAVANGLSPALTAGPLVRRRLRLGGRGLAGGLCPQPWVSVDGRRARLDEILGDSFAVLTAVPLAPSLKAVADGLGARVLSAADLGDDGRLTDWLREGRADAVLLRPDRVVMDVVPSGGRDFTGTADWASLLHTTRSPFPSQRIVEKALLRSTTR